A single region of the Pseudorhodoplanes sp. genome encodes:
- a CDS encoding fumarylacetoacetate hydrolase family protein, producing MKLVGLEADGKLHLGAVQGDTVVDLQAVDSKVPADLAALLRSTNGDLSSLADLVKKAPASAHRPLAGINYALPVANPGKIVCLGLNYMEHVKEGRYADNVPKFPTYFLRVISSLTPHNAPMVRPQASDTFDYEAELALVIGKRAKHLTKENAYSVIAGWSCFNDGSVREWQKRTTQWDIGKNFDKTGGFGPFFVSADEVPAGGKGLKIECRLNGQVMQSDNTDNMMFPVAETLVDLTRAMTLEPGDLIITGTPSGVGQARKPPVFMKNGDICEIEIEGVGLLRNPIEDEKK from the coding sequence ATGAAACTCGTTGGATTGGAAGCGGACGGCAAGCTGCATCTTGGTGCCGTGCAAGGCGATACGGTGGTTGACCTGCAGGCGGTCGACTCGAAAGTGCCCGCCGATCTCGCCGCGCTCCTCAGGAGCACGAACGGAGATCTGTCCTCGCTTGCCGATCTGGTGAAGAAAGCGCCGGCTTCTGCACATCGTCCGCTTGCCGGAATCAATTATGCATTGCCGGTCGCCAATCCCGGCAAGATCGTCTGCCTTGGCCTGAACTACATGGAGCACGTGAAGGAAGGCCGCTACGCCGATAATGTGCCAAAATTCCCAACCTACTTTCTGCGCGTGATCTCTTCGCTGACGCCGCACAACGCGCCGATGGTGCGGCCGCAGGCGTCCGATACTTTCGATTATGAAGCGGAACTCGCCTTGGTCATCGGCAAGCGCGCCAAGCATCTGACCAAGGAGAATGCCTATTCCGTGATCGCCGGCTGGTCCTGCTTCAACGACGGCTCCGTGCGTGAATGGCAGAAGCGCACCACGCAATGGGACATCGGCAAGAATTTCGACAAGACCGGTGGTTTCGGTCCGTTTTTCGTTTCCGCCGATGAAGTGCCGGCAGGCGGCAAGGGTCTGAAGATCGAATGCCGCCTCAACGGCCAGGTCATGCAATCCGACAACACCGACAACATGATGTTCCCGGTGGCGGAGACGCTGGTCGATCTCACCCGCGCGATGACGCTGGAGCCGGGCGATCTCATCATCACCGGCACGCCGTCCGGTGTCGGGCAGGCGCGCAAACCTCCGGTGTTCATGAAGAACGGCGACATCTGCGAGATCGAGATTGAGGGCGTTGGCCTCCTCCGCAATCCGATCGAAGACGAGAAAAAGTAG
- a CDS encoding polysaccharide deacetylase family protein, whose product MTDVKDVVAEEARVRRLGADFRWPGGKKVAVVINIAFEGWSDGKAPGLGPMGNPLPTGTFDTNALMWGHYGAVRGIERLLDVMKRVGTRASVMTSGVFGERIPEIVRRIADEGHEIVAHGYGQEIIPAKLTLEEDRANIQKTTDLLARASGVRPLGWISPRGTPAAATAKLLLEADYAWQGDVFDDDRPYVQDFGTGKLVAIPLTMEINDLPHAMRFGRSPRQFVELYDDFVAHALQNDEAIMIDVTAHTHCYGRPYGAWAFEEIARKAKADSKLWVATRQEIADHVLSAV is encoded by the coding sequence ATGACTGACGTAAAGGATGTGGTGGCGGAAGAGGCACGTGTGCGCCGCCTCGGAGCGGATTTCCGCTGGCCGGGCGGCAAGAAGGTGGCCGTCGTCATCAATATTGCCTTCGAGGGCTGGTCCGACGGCAAGGCGCCTGGCCTCGGCCCCATGGGAAATCCGCTGCCGACCGGCACGTTCGACACCAACGCGCTGATGTGGGGCCATTATGGCGCGGTGCGCGGCATCGAGCGGCTGCTCGACGTGATGAAGCGCGTGGGCACCAGGGCCAGTGTGATGACCAGCGGCGTGTTCGGCGAGCGGATACCGGAGATCGTCAGGCGTATTGCCGATGAAGGCCACGAAATCGTGGCGCATGGCTATGGACAGGAGATCATTCCGGCCAAGTTAACGCTCGAAGAAGACAGAGCGAACATCCAGAAAACCACTGATCTTCTCGCACGAGCATCCGGTGTTCGCCCGCTCGGCTGGATCAGTCCGCGCGGCACGCCGGCCGCCGCCACGGCGAAGCTTCTGCTCGAAGCCGACTATGCCTGGCAGGGCGATGTGTTCGATGACGATCGGCCCTATGTGCAGGATTTCGGCACCGGCAAGCTTGTCGCCATCCCGCTGACCATGGAAATCAACGACCTGCCACATGCGATGCGGTTTGGGCGCTCGCCGCGGCAATTCGTCGAGCTCTATGATGACTTCGTCGCGCACGCGTTGCAGAACGACGAAGCGATCATGATCGACGTGACCGCGCATACGCATTGCTACGGCCGACCCTACGGCGCCTGGGCGTTCGAGGAAATTGCACGCAAGGCCAAGGCCGACAGCAAGCTCTGGGTCGCGACCCGGCAGGAGATTGCCGATCACGTTCTGTCCGCCGTCTGA
- a CDS encoding GntR family transcriptional regulator, whose amino-acid sequence MTLIDLGQKQGETLTSAVFDALRRAVITGEFAPGEKLRVRQLAERFGTGLSPIREALNRLLRDGLVEQSDLRGFSVAPTTEADLDELTKARIWANEKALRESIAHGDAAWEESVLIAYHRLSRIEARLESSPPDIDPAWDAAHATFHRQLTAACGSRWLIGFCTQLFDLADRYRHLSRLAPQAGMRRRNDEHRMIMEATVARDADKAAALLSEHFLTTARLSRAALHQVAAEKRPRARRSRT is encoded by the coding sequence TTGACCCTGATCGATCTCGGACAGAAGCAAGGCGAGACCCTGACCTCGGCCGTCTTCGACGCGCTACGCCGGGCGGTCATCACCGGCGAGTTTGCGCCGGGAGAAAAGCTGCGCGTCCGGCAATTGGCAGAACGCTTCGGCACCGGTCTTTCACCCATCCGCGAGGCGCTCAACCGCCTGCTGCGAGACGGATTGGTCGAACAGAGCGACCTGCGCGGCTTCTCCGTCGCCCCGACGACGGAAGCTGATCTTGATGAACTGACAAAGGCGCGGATCTGGGCGAATGAGAAGGCGCTGCGCGAGTCGATCGCGCATGGCGATGCCGCCTGGGAGGAGAGCGTGTTGATTGCCTATCACCGACTCTCGAGGATCGAGGCGCGACTCGAAAGCTCACCGCCCGATATCGATCCTGCCTGGGATGCCGCGCATGCCACCTTTCATCGGCAACTGACCGCGGCTTGCGGGTCGCGCTGGCTGATCGGCTTCTGCACGCAGCTCTTCGATTTGGCCGACCGTTACCGTCATCTGTCACGCCTGGCACCGCAGGCAGGTATGCGACGTCGCAACGACGAACACCGCATGATCATGGAAGCAACCGTCGCACGCGACGCTGACAAGGCGGCCGCATTGCTCAGCGAACATTTCCTGACGACGGCGCGGTTGAGCCGCGCGGCTCTCCATCAGGTCGCGGCAGAAAAGCGTCCGCGCGCCCGACGCAGCAGAACTTAG
- the egtD gene encoding L-histidine N(alpha)-methyltransferase produces the protein MGALAKPRVQFNAESHEAAIFAVDAVAGLTRTPKCIPPKYFYDQEGSRLFEEITRQPEYYPTRCELEILRAHAGKMAALIPDGAVLIEFGSGSATKAKILLDAAAAKLAAYVPVDISGEFLEREAAELRKAFPALTVAPVAADFMQPFDLPMIAANKPRVGFFPGSTIGNLEPHDAAAFLKHACLLLGDNSLLIIGVDLVKDVDILNAAYNDKAGITEAFNFNLLDRMNRELAADFKRETFEHHAFYNRERRRIEMHLASLKRQKVRVAGQVIDFRAGDTIHTENSYKYTPGSFSALARGSRWTPVEIWTDSQNLFAVYALVRK, from the coding sequence ATGGGCGCGCTGGCCAAACCACGGGTTCAGTTCAATGCAGAATCGCACGAAGCTGCAATCTTCGCTGTCGACGCAGTCGCCGGGTTGACACGCACTCCGAAATGCATTCCGCCGAAATATTTTTACGACCAGGAAGGTTCACGGCTGTTCGAGGAAATTACGCGACAGCCCGAATATTATCCGACCCGCTGCGAACTTGAGATTTTGCGCGCACATGCCGGAAAGATGGCGGCGCTTATCCCTGATGGGGCGGTATTGATCGAGTTTGGCAGCGGCTCCGCCACCAAGGCGAAAATTCTGCTGGACGCCGCAGCTGCGAAACTGGCCGCCTATGTCCCGGTGGATATTTCAGGCGAGTTTCTGGAGCGCGAAGCTGCGGAATTGCGCAAGGCATTTCCGGCGCTGACGGTCGCACCGGTGGCGGCCGATTTCATGCAGCCTTTCGACCTGCCAATGATCGCGGCGAACAAGCCGCGGGTCGGCTTTTTCCCCGGCTCGACCATCGGCAATCTCGAGCCGCATGATGCCGCGGCGTTTCTGAAGCATGCCTGTCTGCTGCTTGGAGACAATTCGCTGCTGATCATCGGCGTCGACCTGGTGAAGGACGTCGATATCCTGAACGCCGCCTACAACGACAAGGCCGGCATCACCGAGGCGTTCAATTTCAATTTGCTCGATCGGATGAATCGGGAACTGGCGGCCGATTTTAAGCGCGAGACCTTTGAACATCACGCTTTCTATAACCGCGAGCGGCGGCGCATCGAGATGCACCTCGCCTCGTTGAAACGGCAAAAGGTGCGGGTGGCCGGGCAGGTGATCGATTTCCGCGCCGGGGACACCATCCACACCGAGAACAGCTACAAATATACCCCGGGCTCATTCAGCGCACTGGCGCGCGGCTCGCGCTGGACGCCGGTTGAGATTTGGACCGACAGTCAGAACCTGTTCGCCGTATATGCGCTGGTTCGCAAATAA
- the egtB gene encoding ergothioneine biosynthesis protein EgtB, with amino-acid sequence MERSGSEAHARPYWVSAFRRVRSETETRAARLSPEDQVVQSMPDASPTKWHRAHVTWFFETFLLVPHMPGYRVYDERFPFLFNSYYVAAGPRHARPKRGLITRPSAEEVAAYRAHVDDAVVALIEQADESTCAQIFPIVEIGLHHEQQHQELLLTDILHAFAQNPTFPAYDPDWVMPPAQAGRDAFASLPAGIHTVGHAGGDFHFDNERPAHSTLLQPARIERHLVSNMLWLEFMADGGYTTPSLWLSDGWAQVENEGWEGPGYWQQRDGQWHAMTLGGVQPVDLAAPVCHVSYYEADAFARWAGKYLPTEMEWEVAAREGLIDDAFGIVWQWTRSAYAPYPGYRAPEGALGEYNGKFMVNQMVLRGSSLATPQGHARATYRNFFYPQARWQFTGLRLVDYR; translated from the coding sequence ATGGAGCGTTCCGGCAGTGAAGCGCATGCCCGCCCTTATTGGGTGAGCGCCTTCCGCCGCGTGCGCAGCGAAACTGAAACACGCGCCGCGCGTCTGTCGCCGGAAGATCAGGTCGTGCAATCGATGCCGGATGCCAGCCCGACGAAATGGCACCGCGCACACGTCACGTGGTTTTTCGAGACGTTCCTGCTCGTCCCGCATATGCCCGGCTACAGGGTCTATGACGAGCGTTTTCCGTTTCTGTTCAACTCTTATTATGTTGCGGCCGGTCCGCGGCATGCACGCCCGAAACGTGGTCTGATCACGCGCCCCAGTGCGGAGGAAGTTGCCGCTTACCGGGCGCATGTCGATGACGCGGTGGTGGCGCTGATCGAGCAGGCGGACGAGAGCACCTGTGCCCAGATTTTTCCGATCGTCGAGATCGGCCTGCATCACGAGCAGCAACATCAGGAATTGCTGCTGACCGATATCCTGCATGCCTTCGCGCAGAATCCGACCTTTCCGGCTTATGATCCAGATTGGGTGATGCCACCTGCACAGGCCGGGCGGGATGCCTTCGCAAGTCTGCCCGCCGGCATCCACACGGTCGGGCACGCAGGCGGCGATTTCCATTTCGACAATGAGAGACCCGCTCATTCGACCTTGTTGCAGCCAGCGCGGATTGAACGGCATCTGGTCAGCAACATGCTATGGCTCGAATTCATGGCGGACGGCGGCTACACCACGCCCTCACTCTGGCTGTCGGATGGTTGGGCCCAGGTCGAGAACGAAGGCTGGGAAGGGCCGGGCTATTGGCAGCAGCGTGACGGTCAATGGCACGCTATGACACTTGGAGGAGTGCAGCCGGTCGATCTAGCCGCGCCGGTCTGCCACGTGAGCTACTACGAGGCGGACGCCTTTGCGCGCTGGGCCGGCAAGTATCTGCCGACTGAAATGGAATGGGAGGTGGCGGCGCGAGAAGGGCTGATCGACGACGCCTTCGGCATCGTCTGGCAATGGACACGCAGTGCCTATGCGCCTTATCCGGGCTATCGCGCGCCGGAGGGTGCGCTGGGCGAATATAACGGCAAGTTCATGGTCAATCAGATGGTCCTGCGTGGGTCCTCGCTGGCGACACCGCAAGGTCACGCCCGTGCGACCTATCGCAATTTCTTCTACCCGCAGGCGCGCTGGCAATTCACCGGCCTGCGGCTGGTCGATTATCGATAA
- a CDS encoding alpha/beta fold hydrolase produces the protein MSVSSLHSVDGRITAARTGDGPDLVILHSLLTDRHAFDPVLPQLAANFRVTLINLPGFHGSQPVEGTLGDAVAFVQRAFDEFGIAHDTILMGNGYGGTVALAFAIAHSNRLGRLVLVDVAPGFPEQGKQAFRVMSEKVAAVGLGAIVDIAANRVFHQAYLAQHPQAVEERRAVLLNIDPVAFRAACQILVDADLVPDLPKVKTPTLVVYGELDQATPPALNMVIASKVPGARVVELKGCGHCPPLEQPQEFLAAVEKFISG, from the coding sequence ATGTCGGTCAGCAGTCTTCACAGCGTTGACGGCCGTATCACGGCTGCACGCACTGGCGACGGACCGGACTTGGTGATTTTGCATTCGTTGCTGACGGACCGGCATGCCTTCGATCCGGTCCTGCCGCAACTTGCAGCGAATTTCCGCGTCACGCTGATCAACCTGCCCGGCTTCCACGGCTCGCAGCCGGTGGAGGGAACGCTTGGTGACGCCGTGGCTTTCGTACAGCGCGCCTTCGACGAATTCGGCATCGCGCACGATACCATCCTGATGGGCAACGGCTATGGCGGCACAGTCGCGCTGGCTTTTGCCATCGCCCATTCCAACCGCCTGGGACGGCTGGTGCTGGTCGATGTCGCGCCCGGCTTCCCGGAGCAGGGCAAACAGGCCTTCCGCGTGATGTCAGAGAAGGTTGCGGCGGTCGGACTCGGCGCCATTGTGGATATCGCAGCCAATCGGGTTTTTCACCAAGCCTATCTCGCCCAGCACCCGCAGGCGGTCGAGGAGCGCCGCGCCGTTTTGCTCAACATCGATCCTGTGGCGTTCCGCGCCGCCTGCCAAATCCTGGTCGATGCCGATCTGGTGCCCGACCTGCCGAAGGTGAAAACGCCCACACTGGTGGTGTATGGGGAACTCGATCAGGCGACCCCGCCCGCGCTCAACATGGTCATTGCAAGCAAGGTGCCGGGCGCGAGGGTAGTCGAGCTGAAAGGCTGCGGCCATTGCCCTCCCCTGGAGCAGCCGCAGGAATTTCTTGCTGCGGTCGAGAAATTCATCTCTGGATGA
- a CDS encoding citrate transporter, producing MVEPFYLLGIPVDFILFALTLLGVALLHHYTLQVALTGLAAISLYKIIFTGFKFGTGISGFVQHLHHEWVILANLFLLLMGFALLSRHFEKSQIPEEMPRFLPDDWKGAFALLAIVFVLSSFLDNIAAALIGGTMARHVFRGKVHIGYLAAIVAASNAGGSGSVVGDTTTTMMWIDGVSPLIVFDAYIAAVVALVILGIPAAFQQHRHSPIVKEAPRELQIEWPRVAIVALILVAAILANVTANLKYPALLDLIPVIGLAVWAVILITAPWRRPDWEVMPETFKGTIFLLALVTCASMMPVEKLPLASWQTALGLGFVSAVFDNIPLTALALKQGGYDWGFLAFAVGFGGSMMWFGSSAGVALSNMYPEAKSVGLWLRHGWYIAVAYVVGFFVMLAVLGWHPDEGHKKRVDLAPTSIAVVHG from the coding sequence ATGGTCGAGCCGTTCTACCTGCTGGGCATTCCAGTTGATTTCATCCTGTTCGCGCTGACCCTGCTTGGCGTCGCCCTCTTACACCACTACACCCTCCAGGTCGCGCTGACCGGGCTCGCGGCGATCTCGCTTTACAAGATCATTTTCACGGGCTTCAAATTCGGCACCGGCATTTCGGGCTTTGTGCAGCACCTGCACCATGAATGGGTGATCCTGGCGAACCTGTTTTTGCTGCTAATGGGTTTTGCGCTGCTCTCCCGGCATTTCGAGAAAAGCCAAATTCCCGAAGAGATGCCACGCTTCCTGCCCGATGACTGGAAGGGTGCTTTTGCACTCTTGGCCATCGTCTTCGTCTTGTCGAGCTTTCTCGATAATATTGCCGCCGCGCTGATCGGTGGCACCATGGCGCGCCATGTGTTTCGCGGCAAAGTCCATATTGGCTATCTGGCGGCGATTGTCGCCGCCTCCAATGCCGGCGGCTCCGGCAGCGTGGTCGGCGACACGACGACGACGATGATGTGGATCGACGGCGTCAGCCCGCTGATCGTGTTTGACGCCTATATCGCCGCCGTGGTGGCGCTTGTCATTCTCGGGATTCCAGCCGCGTTCCAGCAGCATCGTCATTCGCCTATTGTGAAGGAGGCACCGAGAGAGCTTCAGATCGAATGGCCGCGCGTGGCCATCGTCGCTCTCATTCTGGTTGCCGCCATTCTCGCCAATGTCACGGCCAATCTGAAATATCCCGCGCTGCTCGATCTGATCCCTGTCATCGGCCTTGCGGTCTGGGCGGTGATCCTGATCACGGCGCCGTGGCGCCGTCCGGATTGGGAGGTAATGCCGGAAACCTTCAAGGGTACAATCTTCCTGCTCGCGCTCGTCACGTGCGCATCCATGATGCCGGTCGAAAAACTGCCGCTCGCGTCATGGCAAACCGCGCTCGGGCTTGGCTTCGTCTCCGCCGTGTTCGACAACATTCCGCTCACGGCACTGGCGCTTAAACAGGGCGGCTATGACTGGGGCTTTCTCGCTTTCGCAGTCGGCTTCGGCGGCTCGATGATGTGGTTCGGATCATCCGCCGGTGTTGCGCTGTCCAACATGTACCCGGAAGCGAAATCTGTCGGCCTCTGGTTGCGCCACGGCTGGTACATCGCCGTGGCCTATGTGGTCGGTTTTTTCGTCATGCTCGCCGTTCTCGGCTGGCACCCGGATGAGGGACACAAGAAGCGCGTGGATCTCGCGCCCACTTCGATCGCCGTAGTGCATGGCTAA
- a CDS encoding sodium:proton antiporter, whose product MLIRSSLAFSILIFCAAQPAHAAALDGSVLSWPWALPFAGLLLTIATGPLLFPKIWHAHYGKIAAGWALLTLAPLAAGFGVATAFEVFVHAMLAEYLSFIVLLFALYTVAGGILVSGQIRATPVNNTIMLALGTASASIVGTTGAAMILIRPLLRAIEQRQNRVHVVVFFIILVGNVGGALTPLGDPPLFVGFLRGVDFFWTAQNLWLQTTIVATVVLTLFFVLDEFLWRKEKDAADQFQAPSQIRLRGKINFLLIAGIVGSILLPAFWRPGITFNVFGTEVALQNLLRDLELIAIALLSLWLTPNEHRESNGFTWEPIREVAILFAGIFTAIVPVLAMLQAGRDGQFAFLLSAVTANDGLPHEAAYFWLTGILSAFLDNAPTYLVFFELAGGDPAELMGPLGGTLAAISMGAVYMGALTYIGNAPNFMIYTIAEERGIKMPSFFAYFFWASLILVPLFLLLTFLPISPVLKFL is encoded by the coding sequence ATGTTGATCCGTTCGTCGCTTGCTTTCTCCATCCTCATATTTTGTGCTGCGCAGCCGGCTCATGCCGCAGCGCTGGACGGCTCGGTCTTGTCGTGGCCTTGGGCTTTGCCCTTTGCCGGCCTTTTGCTGACGATCGCGACTGGACCTCTACTGTTTCCGAAAATCTGGCATGCGCATTACGGCAAGATTGCTGCGGGATGGGCTCTGCTGACACTGGCGCCGCTGGCAGCGGGATTTGGCGTGGCCACGGCGTTTGAAGTGTTCGTTCACGCCATGCTGGCTGAATATCTGAGCTTCATCGTTCTCTTGTTCGCGCTGTACACGGTCGCCGGCGGCATTCTGGTCAGCGGACAGATCCGCGCGACGCCCGTCAACAACACGATCATGCTGGCGCTCGGCACGGCAAGCGCCAGTATCGTCGGGACGACGGGCGCGGCGATGATCCTGATCCGCCCGCTGCTGCGCGCGATCGAGCAGCGGCAAAACCGCGTCCATGTCGTCGTGTTCTTCATCATCCTTGTCGGCAATGTCGGCGGCGCGCTGACGCCGCTCGGCGATCCGCCACTCTTTGTCGGTTTTCTGCGGGGCGTCGATTTCTTCTGGACCGCGCAGAATCTGTGGTTGCAGACCACCATCGTCGCCACTGTGGTGCTGACGCTGTTCTTTGTTCTGGATGAATTCCTCTGGCGCAAGGAGAAGGACGCCGCCGATCAATTCCAGGCGCCATCGCAGATCCGCCTGCGGGGCAAGATCAATTTCCTGCTGATTGCAGGCATCGTCGGCAGTATCCTGCTGCCCGCCTTCTGGCGGCCGGGCATCACATTCAATGTATTCGGAACTGAGGTTGCGTTACAAAATCTCTTGCGCGATCTCGAACTGATCGCGATTGCTTTACTGTCGCTATGGTTGACGCCGAATGAGCATCGGGAATCGAACGGCTTCACCTGGGAACCGATCCGGGAAGTGGCGATTCTTTTCGCGGGGATATTCACCGCAATCGTGCCGGTGCTGGCGATGCTGCAGGCTGGGCGCGACGGTCAATTTGCCTTCCTGCTGAGCGCGGTCACCGCAAATGACGGGCTTCCGCACGAGGCGGCCTATTTCTGGCTGACGGGCATTCTGTCGGCGTTCCTCGACAATGCGCCGACATATCTTGTGTTTTTTGAGCTTGCCGGCGGCGATCCAGCCGAATTGATGGGTCCGCTAGGGGGAACCCTTGCCGCAATTTCGATGGGCGCAGTCTATATGGGCGCGCTCACCTATATCGGGAACGCGCCCAATTTCATGATCTACACGATTGCCGAGGAACGCGGCATCAAGATGCCCAGCTTTTTCGCGTATTTCTTCTGGGCATCGCTCATTCTGGTGCCGCTATTCCTGCTGCTGACTTTCCTGCCGATCTCGCCGGTCCTGAAGTTTCTTTAG
- a CDS encoding amidohydrolase family protein, with translation MTKSVKKIALEEHFLAPGFEEYWLRTVEDVDPKLYGQVLSRLKDFGELRIAAMDKAGIERSVLSLAGPGVQAERDVGKATRKAIEANDFLAGEIAKNPPRYSGLAHIALQDPVAAANELERCVKELGFAGCMINGHTNGQYLDDPSLSPFWERAEALETIVYLHPADPVSPFAVLDGYKGLKRATWEWTLETGSHALRMVFGGLFDRFPKATLALGHLGETLPYLLWRLDSRAKLYGIKLKRQPSDYIRENMVVTLSGMYSAEPLNCAIAALGADRVMFSADYPFESAEEAAHFMDTVPLDEKLREQIAFSNARKILRLPN, from the coding sequence TTGACGAAGTCTGTCAAAAAGATTGCGCTCGAAGAGCATTTCTTGGCTCCCGGCTTTGAGGAGTATTGGCTGAGGACGGTCGAGGACGTTGACCCGAAGCTCTACGGCCAGGTGCTGTCGCGCCTGAAGGATTTCGGGGAATTGCGCATTGCGGCCATGGACAAGGCGGGTATCGAACGTTCGGTGCTGTCGCTGGCCGGTCCCGGCGTGCAGGCCGAGCGCGATGTTGGCAAGGCCACGCGCAAAGCCATCGAGGCAAACGATTTTCTCGCCGGCGAAATTGCGAAAAATCCCCCACGCTATTCCGGCCTCGCGCACATTGCTTTGCAGGATCCGGTCGCCGCGGCAAACGAGCTGGAGCGCTGCGTGAAAGAGCTCGGCTTCGCCGGCTGCATGATCAATGGCCACACCAACGGGCAATATCTCGACGATCCCTCGCTCTCTCCGTTTTGGGAACGCGCCGAGGCGCTCGAGACAATCGTCTATCTGCATCCCGCCGACCCCGTGTCGCCTTTTGCCGTGCTTGACGGCTACAAGGGCCTGAAGCGCGCGACCTGGGAATGGACCCTCGAAACCGGCTCGCACGCCTTGCGCATGGTGTTCGGCGGTCTGTTCGACCGTTTCCCGAAGGCGACCCTTGCGCTCGGCCATCTCGGCGAAACCCTGCCCTATCTGCTTTGGCGCTTGGACAGCCGCGCCAAGCTCTACGGGATCAAGCTCAAACGTCAGCCTTCCGACTACATCCGGGAGAACATGGTGGTGACGCTGTCCGGCATGTACTCGGCGGAGCCGCTCAATTGTGCGATCGCCGCACTGGGCGCCGACCGGGTCATGTTCTCGGCCGATTACCCCTTCGAATCCGCCGAGGAAGCCGCGCATTTCATGGATACCGTGCCTCTCGATGAGAAATTGCGCGAGCAGATCGCGTTTTCGAACGCCCGAAAGATCTTGCGACTTCCGAACTGA
- a CDS encoding IclR family transcriptional regulator, whose product MNKHVTAQPTGTHDKSSVQVIARAASILRALEDATPGLSLGQIAQRVNLARSTVQRIVSALETEKLVIAASPNGRVRLGPTILRLAASVRTDFVTIAKPFITKLSHDLHETVDLAAVKNDHMVFIDQVIGSQRLRTVSAVGESFPLYCTANGKAYLAQLADEEIEKLIGASYEARTPKTITRLDALLDELNSVRRHGVAFDREEHTLGISAAGIALHDFHGNPVAISVPVPSQRFKEQQKDIAERLLRTKASLEEHINAAMK is encoded by the coding sequence ATGAACAAACACGTGACAGCACAGCCCACAGGCACCCACGACAAGAGCAGTGTGCAGGTGATCGCCCGCGCTGCGTCCATTCTGCGCGCGCTGGAAGACGCCACGCCGGGATTGAGCCTGGGTCAGATTGCGCAGCGGGTAAACCTCGCGCGCTCCACCGTGCAGCGCATCGTTTCGGCGCTGGAGACCGAGAAACTGGTGATTGCAGCCTCGCCGAACGGACGGGTGCGTCTTGGACCGACGATCCTGCGGCTCGCCGCTTCCGTTCGTACTGATTTTGTCACCATCGCCAAGCCATTCATCACCAAGCTGTCGCATGACCTGCATGAGACGGTCGATCTCGCGGCGGTGAAAAATGATCACATGGTCTTCATCGATCAGGTCATAGGATCGCAGCGCCTGCGTACGGTTTCCGCAGTCGGCGAATCCTTTCCTCTCTATTGCACGGCCAATGGCAAGGCCTATCTGGCGCAACTTGCCGATGAGGAAATCGAGAAGCTGATCGGCGCCTCCTATGAGGCGCGCACGCCCAAAACCATCACCCGGCTCGATGCGCTGCTTGATGAACTGAACTCCGTGCGCCGCCATGGCGTCGCTTTCGACCGCGAGGAACATACGCTCGGCATCAGTGCGGCCGGCATCGCACTGCATGACTTCCACGGCAACCCGGTCGCCATCTCTGTGCCGGTACCGAGCCAGCGGTTCAAGGAGCAACAAAAAGATATCGCCGAGCGGCTTTTACGCACCAAGGCGTCGCTCGAGGAGCATATCAATGCCGCGATGAAGTGA